One genomic region from Shewanella aestuarii encodes:
- the ptsP gene encoding phosphoenolpyruvate--protein phosphotransferase, which yields MGIAAMAGVEDKVLSLHGQSALLDTSKGYLLLAPTEEEISELAQQQQASDQLAALAMAAKDEHAVTLDGVQIEIAGNIAKVKEAEKLVAMGGEAVGLLRSEFLYQDQASAPSEDEQEQAYRQVLTTLGERPLVVRTLDVGGDKPLSYLPLPKEDNPFLGERGIRVGLDKPAVLRQQIRALLKAANAGRLRIMFPMVASLFELKLAKQVLREEAEKLAIDISSIEIGIMIEVPSAAVMADVLAEHVDFFSIGTNDLTQYTLAIDRGHPKLAAIADGLHPAVLRLIDMTTKAAHAKGKWVGVCGGLAGEKDAVPILVGLGIDELSVSVPSIPQVKYQVRQLSQQACKQVAAKAMACADAKDVRHLMRDENTLLALKG from the coding sequence ATGGGCATTGCCGCTATGGCTGGTGTGGAAGACAAAGTGCTGAGTTTGCATGGACAATCAGCATTACTTGATACCAGCAAAGGCTACTTATTATTAGCGCCAACTGAGGAAGAAATCAGCGAGCTTGCACAGCAGCAACAAGCCAGTGACCAATTAGCTGCTTTGGCTATGGCAGCAAAAGATGAACATGCTGTCACCCTAGATGGCGTGCAGATAGAAATTGCAGGTAACATTGCTAAAGTCAAAGAGGCTGAAAAATTAGTGGCCATGGGCGGTGAGGCAGTCGGCTTATTACGCTCAGAGTTTTTATACCAAGACCAAGCCAGCGCCCCAAGTGAGGATGAACAAGAGCAAGCTTATCGCCAAGTACTGACAACCTTAGGTGAGCGACCACTGGTTGTGCGTACATTAGATGTAGGTGGCGATAAGCCATTGTCTTATTTACCATTACCTAAAGAAGATAACCCATTTTTAGGTGAACGCGGTATTCGAGTTGGCCTAGATAAACCAGCCGTTTTACGCCAACAGATTAGGGCGTTACTGAAAGCGGCTAATGCTGGGCGTTTACGCATTATGTTCCCGATGGTTGCATCATTATTTGAACTAAAGCTGGCCAAACAAGTATTGCGCGAAGAAGCTGAAAAACTGGCCATTGATATTAGTAGTATTGAAATCGGTATCATGATTGAGGTGCCGTCTGCGGCAGTTATGGCTGATGTATTGGCCGAACATGTGGACTTTTTCTCTATTGGTACCAATGACCTCACTCAGTACACCTTAGCCATAGACCGTGGCCATCCTAAATTGGCAGCGATTGCAGACGGATTACACCCAGCGGTATTACGCTTAATTGATATGACAACCAAAGCGGCTCATGCCAAAGGCAAGTGGGTTGGTGTGTGTGGTGGTTTAGCTGGAGAGAAAGACGCCGTGCCTATTTTAGTTGGCCTTGGTATTGATGAGTTATCGGTGAGTGTGCCAAGTATTCCACAGGTTAAATATCAGGTTCGTCAACTGAGTCAACAGGCTTGTAAGCAGGTTGCTGCTAAGGCAATGGCATGTGCTGACGCTAAAGATGTGCGCCACTTAATGCGTGATGAAAACACCTTGCTGGCGTTAAAAGGTTAA
- the ptsG gene encoding PTS glucose transporter subunit IIBC — MTTKVDQPAAKKAIFSGAFSLLQKVGKSVMLPVSVLPVAGIFLGVGSAGFSIFPDVVNTIMVQAGEAVFGNMGLLFAIGIALGFAKNDGVAAMAALVGYAIMIKTLGVMSPGTDVGVFGGMIAGAIAAYSFNRFFKIQLPSYLGFFSGKRSVPIITGFGAIFAGIALSFIWPPIGALIADFSHWAANQNPTLAFGIYGVVERSLIPAGLHHVWNVPFFFEAGSCVDSTGKAANGVLTCYLQADQVSRAAGNGFGQLAGGYLFKMFGLPAAAMAIWHCARPENRALVGGIMVSAALTSFLTGITEPIEFAFMFVAPLLYVVHALMAGLAYVIVNALGVVHGTSFSHGLIDFLVLSGNSQKIGLLLGLGLVYAALYYVVFRFLIVKFDLKTPGRADAEETIAVGEGTERARHFIEAFGGPENLANVDSCITRLRMDVVDASKVDQARLKQLGASGVLVSGNAVQAIVGTIAEVTRTEIDEMLASGGYVAQQASSTQQVAPQKVEASANDKALAKHLKALVANVESCQSVADNRLRLQFTQAQKLDVDALSAIGVQHVIELAPNVVQLIFADNTAGLAAALTE, encoded by the coding sequence ATGACAACAAAAGTAGATCAACCAGCAGCGAAAAAAGCCATATTTAGTGGCGCATTTTCGTTATTACAAAAAGTGGGTAAATCGGTCATGTTACCTGTGTCGGTATTACCTGTCGCCGGTATTTTCCTTGGTGTAGGTAGCGCAGGTTTTAGCATTTTTCCAGATGTAGTCAATACCATTATGGTACAAGCGGGTGAAGCCGTATTTGGCAACATGGGGTTATTGTTTGCTATTGGTATCGCGCTCGGTTTTGCCAAAAATGACGGCGTGGCAGCCATGGCAGCCCTTGTGGGTTATGCCATTATGATTAAAACCTTGGGTGTTATGTCGCCTGGTACTGATGTGGGGGTATTCGGTGGCATGATAGCGGGGGCTATTGCGGCATACTCGTTTAATCGATTCTTTAAAATTCAGCTGCCATCATATTTAGGTTTCTTTTCTGGTAAGCGTAGTGTGCCCATTATTACCGGATTTGGGGCAATTTTTGCAGGTATTGCATTATCGTTTATTTGGCCACCTATTGGAGCATTAATTGCTGATTTTTCTCATTGGGCTGCAAACCAAAACCCAACATTGGCGTTTGGTATTTATGGTGTGGTAGAGCGTTCGTTAATTCCAGCTGGGTTACACCATGTTTGGAACGTACCATTTTTCTTTGAGGCGGGTTCATGTGTCGACAGTACCGGTAAAGCCGCTAATGGCGTATTAACCTGTTACTTACAAGCAGATCAAGTAAGCCGCGCTGCGGGTAATGGCTTTGGGCAACTCGCTGGTGGTTACTTATTTAAAATGTTTGGTTTACCTGCAGCGGCAATGGCTATTTGGCATTGTGCTCGCCCTGAAAACCGTGCCTTGGTTGGCGGTATTATGGTATCTGCCGCGTTAACCTCATTTTTAACTGGTATCACTGAACCGATTGAATTTGCATTTATGTTTGTGGCGCCATTGTTATATGTCGTGCATGCACTAATGGCAGGTCTTGCTTATGTCATCGTCAATGCGCTTGGCGTAGTACATGGCACATCATTCTCGCACGGTTTAATTGACTTTTTAGTCTTGTCTGGCAACTCACAAAAAATCGGTTTATTACTGGGTTTAGGGTTAGTTTATGCAGCGCTTTACTATGTTGTCTTTCGATTTTTGATTGTCAAATTTGACCTTAAAACACCTGGTCGCGCTGATGCTGAAGAAACAATTGCGGTAGGTGAGGGTACAGAGCGAGCGCGTCACTTTATTGAAGCATTTGGTGGCCCAGAGAACCTCGCTAATGTTGATTCATGTATTACGCGTTTACGCATGGACGTGGTTGATGCCAGTAAAGTGGATCAGGCAAGGTTAAAGCAGTTAGGTGCCAGTGGTGTATTAGTTTCTGGTAATGCGGTGCAAGCCATTGTGGGTACGATTGCCGAAGTGACCCGCACTGAAATTGATGAAATGCTTGCATCAGGTGGCTATGTTGCCCAACAAGCGTCATCAACCCAGCAAGTTGCGCCACAGAAGGTTGAGGCATCAGCTAATGACAAAGCACTAGCCAAGCATCTTAAAGCGCTTGTTGCGAATGTTGAATCATGTCAGTCGGTTGCTGATAACCGCTTACGTTTACAGTTTACTCAAGCGCAAAAGTTGGATGTTGATGCTTTATCGGCAATTGGTGTTCAACATGTGATTGAGTTAGCACCTAATGTGGTACAGCTAATATTTGCAGATAATACCGCAGGCTTAGCAGCAGCGTTGACTGAATAA
- a CDS encoding MATE family efflux transporter, whose amino-acid sequence MKDKHGLLSAPIGRVLLSMTLPNLIGIMTILGGSLVDIYFISQLGTQALAAVSFTFPVTLVISSIGIGIGAGVSTNLGRLIGSGNADKAKVFLFDTLILTSLIIVSLSIIGSVSIAPLFSLLGANNASLPYIQDYMLYWYLGAPALVLLMVGNQALRATGDTRSPAKIMMLAAIVNLVLDPLLIFGLGPFPRLEVQGAAIATAISWFIAFGLSIRLLVFKRKLLQRAAWVKKRIIANWRALAHIARPAALMNLINPVANGILMAMLARIDHAGVAAFGAGMRIESVLLIVVMALSSSLMPFIAQNLGAGQHPRAKDALLKSLKFVLVFQTLLYIPMYFFAQPLAELFSNDPVVLDWLTFYIIALPAAYGPLGIVIIFATSLNAYHRPMSSLIINLCRLVLLMLPLAALGSYLGGVKGLMLALPITNTLMGIACYYLATKISEPQLKPYTSAVVVD is encoded by the coding sequence ATGAAAGATAAACACGGGTTGCTTAGTGCGCCAATCGGTCGTGTTCTGTTAAGCATGACACTCCCTAACCTAATTGGCATTATGACCATTTTGGGTGGCAGCCTTGTAGATATCTATTTTATTAGCCAGTTGGGTACACAAGCCCTTGCCGCAGTCAGTTTTACCTTTCCGGTGACGTTAGTCATTAGCAGTATTGGCATCGGCATTGGTGCGGGCGTCTCTACCAATTTAGGTCGCTTAATTGGCTCAGGCAATGCCGACAAAGCCAAGGTATTTTTGTTTGATACCTTAATACTTACCAGTCTGATTATTGTCAGCTTATCGATAATAGGCAGTGTATCGATTGCCCCATTATTTAGCTTGCTGGGCGCCAATAATGCTAGCTTGCCGTACATTCAGGATTACATGTTGTATTGGTACTTGGGCGCACCGGCATTGGTACTGTTAATGGTGGGCAATCAAGCGCTGCGGGCAACTGGCGATACTCGTTCGCCAGCTAAAATTATGATGCTGGCGGCCATTGTTAACTTGGTGCTCGACCCACTGCTGATTTTTGGTTTAGGCCCGTTTCCCCGTTTAGAAGTACAAGGGGCCGCTATTGCCACGGCCATCTCATGGTTCATCGCCTTTGGCTTATCAATTAGATTGCTGGTGTTTAAGCGTAAATTGTTACAGCGCGCAGCATGGGTAAAAAAACGTATTATCGCCAATTGGCGGGCATTAGCGCACATTGCTAGACCAGCTGCATTAATGAATTTAATTAACCCTGTTGCTAATGGTATTTTAATGGCAATGCTGGCACGCATTGACCACGCAGGTGTGGCAGCATTTGGTGCTGGTATGCGTATTGAGTCGGTGCTATTAATTGTGGTGATGGCATTGTCTTCCAGCTTAATGCCGTTTATTGCGCAAAACTTAGGTGCGGGACAACATCCAAGGGCCAAAGATGCATTATTGAAATCATTAAAGTTTGTATTGGTATTTCAAACGCTACTTTATATTCCTATGTACTTTTTTGCCCAGCCGCTCGCTGAATTGTTCAGTAATGATCCTGTGGTCCTTGATTGGTTAACCTTTTATATTATTGCCTTACCTGCTGCCTATGGCCCATTAGGTATCGTGATTATTTTTGCCACTAGCTTAAACGCTTATCATCGCCCAATGAGCTCATTAATAATCAACTTGTGCCGTTTAGTGTTGTTAATGTTGCCGCTAGCTGCACTCGGCTCATATTTAGGTGGGGTAAAAGGATTAATGCTCGCATTGCCTATTACTAATACCTTAATGGGCATAGCTTGTTATTACCTTGCAACCAAAATATCAGAACCTCAATTAAAACCTTATACGTCTGCGGTTGTGGTTGATTAG
- a CDS encoding co-chaperone GroES, translated as MNIRPLHDRVIVKRLEVESTSAGGIVLTGSAAEKSTRGEILAVGNGRILENGTVKPLDVQVGDVVIFNEGYGVKKEKIDGEEVLILSEADLMAVVG; from the coding sequence ATGAATATTCGTCCATTACATGACCGCGTAATCGTTAAACGTTTAGAAGTTGAGTCAACTTCAGCAGGTGGCATTGTACTAACAGGAAGTGCAGCTGAAAAATCAACTCGCGGCGAAATCCTTGCAGTGGGCAACGGCCGTATTTTAGAAAATGGCACAGTTAAGCCACTTGATGTACAAGTGGGTGACGTGGTGATCTTCAACGAAGGTTACGGCGTGAAAAAAGAAAAAATTGACGGCGAAGAAGTATTAATCCTGTCAGAAGCTGACCTGATGGCAGTAGTAGGCTAA
- the groL gene encoding chaperonin GroEL (60 kDa chaperone family; promotes refolding of misfolded polypeptides especially under stressful conditions; forms two stacked rings of heptamers to form a barrel-shaped 14mer; ends can be capped by GroES; misfolded proteins enter the barrel where they are refolded when GroES binds), protein MAAKEVKFGNDARVKMLAGVNVLANAVKVTLGPKGRNVVLDKSFGSPLITKDGVSVAKEIELEDKFENMGAQMVKEVASKANDAAGDGTTTATVLAQSIVVEGLKAVAAGMNPMDLKRGIDKAVIAAVAELKLLSQECADTKAIAQVGTISANSDESIGEIIATAMERVGKEGVITVEEGQALENELDVVEGMQFDRGYLSPYFINKPETGSVELDSPFILLVDKKISNIRELLPILEGLAKTGKPLLIVAEDVEGEALATLVVNNMRGIVKVAAVKAPGFGDRRKAMLQDVAILTGGTVIAEEIGLELEKATLEDLGTAKRVIITKDNTTIIDGNGEQTQISARVSQIKQQVEESTSDYDKEKLQERMAKLAGGVAVIKVGAATEVEMKEKKARVEDALHATRAAVEEGVVAGGGVALVRVASKIKDIEVSNEDQKHGVVIALRAMEAPLRQIATNAGEEASVVANTVKNGTGNFGYNAGNDTYGDMLEMGILDPTKVTRSALQYAASIAGLMITTEAMVGEIPQEASAPDMGGMGGMGGMGGMM, encoded by the coding sequence ATGGCAGCAAAAGAAGTTAAATTTGGTAACGACGCACGCGTAAAAATGCTTGCAGGTGTGAACGTATTAGCAAACGCAGTAAAAGTAACCTTAGGCCCTAAAGGTCGTAACGTTGTTTTAGACAAAAGCTTTGGTTCACCTTTGATCACCAAAGACGGTGTATCAGTTGCTAAAGAAATCGAACTAGAAGACAAGTTTGAAAACATGGGCGCACAAATGGTGAAAGAAGTTGCTTCTAAAGCCAACGATGCAGCCGGTGACGGTACGACTACTGCAACAGTATTAGCGCAATCAATTGTGGTTGAAGGCTTAAAAGCTGTTGCAGCGGGCATGAACCCAATGGATCTTAAGCGCGGTATCGACAAAGCTGTTATTGCAGCGGTTGCTGAGCTTAAGCTACTTTCTCAAGAATGTGCTGACACTAAAGCCATTGCGCAAGTGGGTACTATCTCTGCTAACTCTGACGAATCAATCGGTGAAATCATTGCAACAGCAATGGAGCGCGTAGGTAAAGAAGGCGTGATTACCGTTGAAGAAGGTCAAGCACTAGAAAACGAATTAGACGTTGTTGAAGGTATGCAGTTTGACCGTGGTTACTTATCACCATACTTCATCAACAAGCCAGAAACTGGCAGCGTTGAGCTAGACAGCCCATTCATTTTATTAGTAGATAAAAAAATCTCTAATATCCGTGAATTATTGCCAATTCTTGAAGGTCTAGCTAAAACAGGTAAGCCATTGCTTATCGTTGCAGAAGACGTTGAAGGCGAAGCATTAGCAACGCTAGTAGTAAACAACATGCGCGGTATCGTTAAAGTGGCTGCAGTTAAAGCACCAGGCTTTGGCGATCGTCGTAAAGCAATGTTACAAGACGTGGCAATTCTAACTGGCGGTACTGTTATTGCTGAAGAAATCGGCCTAGAGCTTGAAAAAGCAACCCTAGAAGATTTAGGTACAGCTAAGCGCGTTATCATCACTAAAGATAACACTACCATCATTGACGGTAACGGTGAGCAAACGCAAATCTCTGCTCGCGTATCTCAAATCAAGCAACAAGTTGAAGAGTCAACATCTGACTACGACAAAGAGAAGCTTCAAGAGCGTATGGCTAAACTAGCTGGCGGTGTTGCAGTAATCAAAGTTGGCGCAGCAACTGAAGTTGAAATGAAAGAGAAAAAAGCTCGCGTAGAAGATGCATTACACGCAACTCGCGCAGCGGTTGAAGAAGGTGTTGTAGCTGGTGGTGGTGTTGCACTAGTACGCGTAGCAAGCAAAATTAAAGACATTGAAGTGTCAAACGAAGACCAAAAACACGGTGTGGTGATTGCCCTACGTGCTATGGAAGCGCCTTTACGTCAAATTGCAACCAACGCAGGTGAAGAAGCCTCAGTTGTTGCAAACACAGTTAAAAACGGCACAGGTAACTTTGGTTACAACGCAGGTAACGACACCTACGGTGACATGTTAGAAATGGGTATTCTAGACCCAACTAAAGTAACTCGTAGCGCGTTACAATATGCAGCATCTATTGCAGGCCTAATGATCACCACCGAAGCCATGGTTGGTGAGATCCCTCAAGAAGCCTCAGCGCCAGATATGGGCGGCATGGGTGGTATGGGCGGAATGGGCGGCATGATGTAA
- the tnpA gene encoding IS66 family insertion sequence element accessory protein TnpA → MKTFRNKQQWQELVLAQQQSGLNISAYCRKHKLSTSSFYAHKKRLASTEGAFVCAQISQHKVIEHQVTQLELAPPNVAITLELAHAKLHLPHSVSPSFLAQLLRELAP, encoded by the coding sequence ATGAAAACCTTTCGTAATAAACAGCAGTGGCAAGAGCTCGTTCTTGCGCAGCAGCAAAGCGGCTTAAATATCAGTGCTTATTGCCGCAAACATAAATTATCCACATCGAGCTTTTATGCCCACAAAAAGCGCTTGGCATCAACTGAGGGCGCTTTCGTCTGCGCCCAAATCTCACAACATAAAGTCATTGAGCATCAAGTGACTCAACTCGAACTCGCGCCGCCAAACGTTGCTATCACATTAGAACTCGCTCATGCCAAATTGCACTTGCCTCACTCAGTCTCGCCGAGTTTTCTTGCGCAATTATTGCGAGAGCTTGCGCCATGA
- the tnpB gene encoding IS66 family insertion sequence element accessory protein TnpB (TnpB, as the term is used for proteins encoded by IS66 family insertion elements, is considered an accessory protein, since TnpC, encoded by a neighboring gene, is a DDE family transposase.), whose protein sequence is MKMFIDPPAIYLHRDAVDFRKSIDGLVAIVEQEFAHDAYTGALFVFCNKAKNKLKLLYWDKTGFALWYKRLEKQRFKWPSKVDRQAYSLTEQQLSWLLSGFDVIGHQSLNYQSLA, encoded by the coding sequence ATGAAGATGTTTATCGACCCACCTGCCATTTATTTACATCGTGATGCCGTTGATTTTCGTAAATCCATTGATGGCCTTGTGGCGATTGTTGAACAAGAATTCGCCCATGATGCTTATACTGGCGCACTATTCGTGTTTTGTAATAAGGCTAAAAATAAACTCAAATTGCTGTATTGGGATAAAACGGGATTTGCCCTGTGGTATAAGCGCTTGGAGAAGCAAAGATTTAAATGGCCCAGTAAAGTTGACCGCCAAGCCTACAGCTTAACCGAGCAGCAGCTTTCATGGTTGTTATCAGGCTTTGATGTGATTGGGCATCAATCACTTAACTATCAATCTTTAGCTTAA
- a CDS encoding IS110 family transposase, which produces MSQITRVGVDIAKSVFHVHAVDRFGERQWKGKYSRTKWLNAITDKVPQGAEVAMEACGSSHYWGRELQKRGYKVKIIHAQFVKPYVKSNKNDAIDAEAICEAMSRPNMRFVCVKSNRQQDIQSMHRIRDKLMVQKSSKANQIRGLVSEYGLVAPVGINKLREAIPLWLEDVENGLSALFRSLLLDLFDDLRRLQERVDKLDNLIQQEVKNDPVARSLLELRGVGVLCASALSCAIGDAKGYRKGRDFAASIGLTPRQHSTGGKPRLLGISKRGDGYLRKLLVHGARSVIRHAHRHDDNLSKWIAKLCAYKHVNIVIVALANKTARAAWAMVNKSEGYHPELIASA; this is translated from the coding sequence ATGAGTCAGATCACTAGAGTCGGTGTTGATATTGCAAAGTCTGTTTTTCATGTCCACGCAGTTGATAGATTTGGAGAACGGCAGTGGAAAGGTAAATACTCTCGAACCAAGTGGCTGAATGCCATCACAGACAAAGTGCCTCAAGGTGCAGAAGTTGCGATGGAAGCGTGTGGTTCGTCGCACTATTGGGGAAGAGAGTTACAAAAACGGGGTTATAAAGTCAAAATTATACATGCTCAGTTTGTTAAGCCTTATGTAAAGAGCAATAAGAATGATGCGATTGACGCAGAGGCAATTTGCGAAGCCATGAGCCGCCCGAACATGCGATTTGTATGTGTAAAATCAAATCGGCAACAAGACATTCAGTCTATGCATCGGATCAGGGATAAACTGATGGTGCAAAAATCCTCCAAAGCAAATCAAATACGTGGTTTGGTCAGTGAATATGGATTGGTTGCGCCAGTAGGTATCAATAAGCTGAGAGAAGCGATCCCTCTTTGGCTTGAAGATGTCGAAAATGGTTTGTCAGCACTATTTCGTTCGTTGCTATTAGATTTGTTTGATGACTTACGGCGACTTCAAGAGCGGGTAGATAAACTCGACAATCTAATTCAGCAAGAAGTTAAAAACGACCCAGTTGCACGTTCACTACTTGAGTTGAGAGGAGTGGGAGTTTTATGTGCTAGTGCTTTATCTTGTGCAATAGGAGATGCTAAAGGTTACAGGAAAGGACGAGATTTTGCAGCTTCTATTGGGCTCACGCCGAGACAACATAGTACAGGCGGCAAGCCAAGATTGCTAGGTATCAGTAAACGAGGCGATGGCTACTTGAGAAAACTATTGGTTCATGGGGCCCGCTCTGTCATCAGGCATGCTCATCGACATGATGACAATCTGAGCAAATGGATAGCAAAGCTGTGCGCTTACAAGCATGTGAATATAGTTATTGTTGCACTAGCAAACAAAACGGCACGAGCAGCTTGGGCGATGGTAAATAAGAGTGAAGGTTATCACCCAGAATTAATAGCAAGCGCATAG
- a CDS encoding excalibur calcium-binding domain-containing protein: protein MEKGNLVRWNDDKGFGFIKPTMNSDKTDVFIHISELKHMARKPKVGDEILFLREQQPDGKVKAIKASIEGVAIVASAKPTRTSSSNQAYKSRQPRSFLSKLIPLALVVTAVFGYSKYQQLNETPVLTNEDIENMQWQPTASPINSITTPSFRCEAGKTHCSQMRSCEEATFYIRNCPNTKMDGDGDGVPCERQLCN, encoded by the coding sequence ATGGAAAAAGGCAATCTTGTACGCTGGAACGATGACAAAGGGTTTGGATTTATCAAACCCACAATGAACAGTGATAAAACGGATGTGTTTATTCATATTTCAGAACTAAAACACATGGCAAGGAAACCCAAAGTCGGTGATGAAATTCTATTTCTACGTGAGCAGCAACCCGACGGCAAAGTGAAAGCCATCAAAGCCAGTATTGAAGGTGTTGCTATTGTTGCAAGTGCCAAACCCACTCGTACTAGTAGTAGCAACCAAGCATATAAGAGCCGCCAGCCTCGTTCATTTCTTTCAAAGCTTATCCCACTTGCGCTGGTTGTTACCGCAGTGTTTGGTTATTCAAAGTACCAGCAACTCAATGAGACGCCCGTTCTGACAAATGAAGATATTGAAAACATGCAGTGGCAACCTACAGCAAGCCCAATCAACTCGATAACCACGCCATCATTTCGCTGCGAAGCAGGAAAAACACACTGTAGCCAGATGCGCTCTTGCGAAGAAGCTACCTTTTACATTAGAAATTGCCCAAATACCAAAATGGATGGAGATGGTGATGGTGTTCCGTGCGAAAGACAGCTGTGTAATTGA
- a CDS encoding nuclease-related domain-containing protein — protein MILKGKTLQNPTSPQASAGQKQEQNVAFFLRRAFKDNPEILVINDFKFTFNDETAQIDHLIVYPYGFVLLESKSIKGHIKVNQQGEWTRSYNNQWSGMPSPIKQVELQQALLKNLLAHHRQEILGKFLGIKQGFGGRCWDHICVVSSDTVIDRNTMPKAVSDKLVKSEFLVDKLHKIMKLGNKLLRKVNVYDTRPYFNQQELDSIGDFILSQHIDGNRQISEEVNKAPEPIQHSQTNTTSNNSVPIAETQPTAQANLSCKNCVESTNYTPMYGKFGYYIKCNHCSKNTPMKQNCPQCQSKNTKVQKRKETYTLHCQDCSVESQLI, from the coding sequence ATGATTCTTAAAGGCAAAACACTGCAAAACCCCACTTCACCGCAAGCCTCCGCAGGTCAAAAACAAGAGCAAAACGTGGCTTTCTTCTTACGTCGCGCATTTAAAGACAACCCTGAAATACTGGTGATCAATGATTTCAAATTCACTTTCAATGATGAAACGGCGCAAATCGATCATTTAATCGTTTATCCCTATGGCTTTGTGTTACTTGAATCAAAAAGTATTAAAGGCCATATAAAAGTGAATCAACAAGGTGAATGGACTCGAAGCTATAACAACCAATGGTCAGGCATGCCATCGCCCATTAAACAAGTTGAGTTACAGCAAGCCTTGCTTAAAAACTTATTAGCCCACCATAGACAGGAAATTTTAGGTAAATTCTTGGGTATTAAACAAGGATTCGGTGGACGTTGTTGGGATCATATCTGCGTGGTATCAAGCGATACCGTTATTGATAGAAACACTATGCCGAAAGCGGTATCCGACAAGTTGGTAAAATCTGAGTTTTTAGTCGATAAGCTTCATAAAATAATGAAGCTAGGAAATAAGCTTTTACGCAAAGTTAATGTATATGACACCAGACCTTACTTCAACCAACAAGAACTCGACTCAATAGGAGACTTCATCCTCAGTCAACATATCGATGGCAATCGCCAAATAAGTGAAGAAGTCAACAAAGCGCCAGAGCCGATACAGCATTCGCAAACTAATACAACAAGTAACAACAGTGTTCCTATAGCCGAGACGCAACCAACAGCTCAAGCGAATCTAAGCTGCAAAAATTGTGTTGAATCAACAAATTACACCCCAATGTACGGTAAGTTTGGTTACTACATTAAGTGTAATCACTGCAGCAAAAATACGCCCATGAAACAAAATTGCCCGCAGTGCCAAAGTAAAAATACCAAAGTACAAAAGCGCAAAGAGACTTACACCCTACACTGCCAAGATTGCAGCGTAGAAAGTCAGTTGATTTAG
- a CDS encoding helix-turn-helix domain-containing protein encodes MILAEKIIRLRKKLGWSQEELAEKMNVSRQSVSKWEGANSIPDLNKIIMLSQIFDVSTDFLLKDDHEEFATVHEAKEPGINHISLEQATEYVEHKIAMTNDITKGVVLCVCSVMPLFFFMAMAETNRFNMTGDIAAVLGIVCILIFVAIGVSFFIKTNQYQDEISTIEEAPFELAYGVHSVFHEKRQQFRPTYNLRLSVGIFCFIVSFFR; translated from the coding sequence ATGATACTTGCAGAAAAGATTATTAGATTAAGGAAAAAACTGGGCTGGTCGCAAGAAGAATTGGCGGAGAAAATGAATGTTTCTCGTCAGTCTGTTTCCAAGTGGGAAGGGGCCAATAGCATTCCTGATTTGAATAAAATCATTATGCTTTCACAGATTTTTGATGTGTCTACCGACTTCTTATTAAAGGATGATCATGAGGAGTTTGCGACTGTTCATGAAGCCAAAGAACCAGGTATTAATCATATCAGCCTAGAGCAAGCAACTGAGTATGTTGAGCATAAAATCGCCATGACCAATGACATCACAAAAGGCGTGGTTTTGTGTGTGTGTTCAGTGATGCCGTTATTTTTCTTTATGGCGATGGCGGAAACGAATCGATTTAATATGACGGGTGATATTGCTGCGGTGCTGGGGATTGTCTGTATTTTGATTTTTGTGGCAATTGGGGTGAGTTTTTTTATTAAAACAAACCAGTATCAAGATGAAATATCAACGATTGAAGAGGCTCCATTTGAACTAGCCTATGGGGTTCACAGTGTGTTTCATGAAAAACGTCAACAGTTTAGACCGACTTATAATCTACGCCTATCTGTGGGTATTTTTTGTTTTATTGTGAGCTTTTTCCGCTGA